Genomic window (Sulfurovum sp. NBC37-1):
GAAAAATATGAAAAAAATAATCACAATATCCCTGCTGGCTGCATTGAGCATAATGCCTCTTGCTGCCGCTAATGCCGCTACAAGTAAACTAATCGAACTGGCAAAAAAAGAATCAGGAGAAATTAGTGCCAAAAAACTCAAAATCATGCTTGACAAGGAAGAACCAGTTATTATTTTAGATGTGCGTGAAGCTGAGCAAAGAGCCGAAGGGGAGATATTTGCTGATGAGTATTTTGCTATCACTCGTGGAAATTTAGAGTTTAAAGTACCTAATAAGA
Coding sequences:
- a CDS encoding rhodanese-like domain-containing protein — encoded protein: MKKIITISLLAALSIMPLAAANAATSKLIELAKKESGEISAKKLKIMLDKEEPVIILDVREAEQRAEGEIFADEYFAITRGNLEFKVPNKIKNKDAVIVTFCRGGNRGALAAQTLRKLGYKNAVSLKDGLRGWAEAGYPIETGLGTTVLSKE